One genomic segment of Hydra vulgaris chromosome 14, alternate assembly HydraT2T_AEP includes these proteins:
- the LOC136090686 gene encoding uncharacterized protein LOC136090686 yields MSSKGKVARKQSQPSSSIWRKKRNAVLKKFENNHQSFFVSQSDNYPTKSPKSQGDDLKYHNSALEESSSSLSDSRYVIPDNKIEHDLVLCSKIKEWSLKNNCTRRCTNEILAIFFEYKFNVPLDCRTLLKTKRSICFKNVDGGKYIYLGLKKQITNQIIYHSILDVNISLSFNIDGLPLYKSSSTKLWPIVGLIKGYNPFLIGMYCGSIKPKCHLFLKDFSDELKMLTSSLFVVNDKSYMVQIYAFICDAPARSLLKGIVNHTGYHSCEQCTIVGRCILNRIVFSHIEVNVDLRRNIEFLDYTYANRDHNRRCYQHEKSIFSEINSLDFINMFTLDYMHLVCLGATRKILYFFKGGIKGTNHGKISLNMLDQISNSLLQLNGKLPSDFARQPRSLSYLDRWKATELRSFLVYYGMIVLKDIIDLRTYKHFLSLSISIRILCDSNAEFRRSNLEIARRLIKYFVINSTETFGQLFCVYNIHSLLHICDDVAFYNAPLDSLSAFPFENFLQQIKRLVRSKHNPISQICKRLDEISFFNRFEQKKTKNNTNLRDGCFLTKHGVVFIKVNLGNDQYSCFYYRKDCLDNYFTHFLNSKDIDVCFLRSNVRHVVRVKHKDTLVNKCVCLPIKDGFVISKLLHNIC; encoded by the exons ATGAGTAGCAAAGGAAAAGTTGCAAGAAAACAATCTCAACCAAGTTCAAG tatatggagaaaaaaaagaaacgcagttctaaaaaagtttgaaaataatcatcaaagtttttttgtttcccAAAGCGATAATTATCCGACGAAGTCACCAAAATCTCAGGGTGATGATCTTAAATATCATAATTCAGCACTTGAGGAAAGTAGTAGCAGTCTTTCTGACTCTAGATATGTGATACCTGATAATAAAATAGAACATGATCTAGTGTTATGCTCAAAAATTAAGGAATGGTCACTTAAAAACAACTGTACGCGACGATGCACTAATGAAATTTTagctatattttttgaatataagtTTAATGTGCCTTTGGATTGTAGAAccttattaaaaacaaaaagaagtatttgtttcaaaaatgttgatggtggaaaatatatatatcttggattaaaaaaacagatcactaatcaaataatttatcattcaaTTCTTGATGTTAACATTTCTTTAAGCTTTAATATAGATGGTTTACCACTGTACAAATCCAGCTCTACAAAGCTGTGGCCCATTGTTGGTCTTATTAAAGGTTACAATCCGTTTTTGATTGGAATGTATTGTGGATCAATTAAACCTAaatgtcatttatttttaaaggatttttcaGATGAATTAAAAATGCTAACAAGCTCTCTATTTGTAGTGAATGACAAAAGTTACATGGTTCaaatttatgcttttatttgTGATGCCCCTGCTCGCTCCTTATTAAAAGGTATAGTTAATCATACTGGTTATCATTCTTGTGAACAATGTACTATTGTTGGAAGATGTATATTAAATCGAATTGTTTTTTCTCATATAGAAGTAAATGTAGATTTGCGTAGAAATATTGAGTTTCTTGATTATACTTATGCTAACAGAGATCACAATAGAAGATGTTACCAACATGAAAAGTCTATATTCAGTGAGATAAACTCccttgattttataaacatgtTTACTTTGGACTATATGCACCTTGTTTGTTTAGGAGCTACTCggaaaattctatatttttttaagggtgGGATTAAAGGAACTAATCAtggaaaaatttctttaaacatgTTAGACCAAATTTCAAACAGTTTATTGCAACTAAACGGAAAATTGCCCAGTGATTTTGCCAGACAGCCTAGGTCTCTCTCTTATTTAGATAGATGGAAAGCAACAGAATTACGttcttttttagtatattaCGGCATGATAGTGTTAAAAGACATTATTGATTTGCGTACATATAAACATTTCTTAAGTTTATCAATATCAATACGGATTTTATGTGATAGTAATGCTGAGTTTCGAAGATCAAATTTAGAGATTGCTCGTCGGTTGATTAAATACTTTGTTATAAACTCAACCGAAACATTTGGTCAACTATTTTGTGTTTATAACATACATAGTCTTCTGCATATATGTGATGATGTTGCGTTTTACAATGCTCCGCTTGACAGTTTATCTGCTTTTccgtttgaaaattttttgcagCAGATTAAAAGATTAGTTCGATCTAAACATAATCCTATATCACAAATATGTAAAAGGCTTGAtgaaatcagtttttttaataggtttgagcaaaaaaaaaccaaaaataatacCAACTTAAGAGACGGTTGCTTCTTAACCAAACATGGTGTGGTTttcataaaagttaatttaggGAATGATCAATACTCGTGCTTCTATTATAGAAAAGATTGTTTGGATAATTATTTTACACACTTTTTAAACTCAAAGGATATAGATGTATGTTTCTTAAGAAGTAATGTTCGACATGTTGTCAGAGTTAAACATAAAGATACTTTGGTTAACAAATGTGTTTGTTTACCAATAAAAGATGGCTTTGTTATTAGTAAACTGTTGCACAACA